One Nostoc punctiforme PCC 73102 DNA window includes the following coding sequences:
- a CDS encoding helix-turn-helix domain-containing protein — protein sequence MAGGKSETPVSLSDRELQIIDLVAAGLTNQEIAGKLEISKRTVDNHISNILTKTETENRVALVRWALQWGKVCLNDVNCCLLPNQIE from the coding sequence ATGGCTGGTGGCAAGTCTGAGACCCCCGTTAGTCTGTCAGACAGAGAACTGCAAATTATCGACCTAGTGGCCGCTGGCTTAACTAACCAAGAGATTGCAGGTAAACTGGAGATTAGCAAGCGTACAGTTGATAACCATATCAGCAATATTCTGACCAAGACCGAGACCGAAAATCGAGTAGCTCTTGTCCGCTGGGCCTTACAGTGGGGCAAAGTCTGCTTAAATGATGTCAATTGCTGTCTTCTCCCTAACCAGATCGAATAA
- a CDS encoding DUF6391 domain-containing protein yields the protein MNTSASFQGGSSPFDFFNFDFRAPVSEKVPNPEYRPLDFPQPTQDADLLRQLSFIPGLKEILMIRQVHALEHATVWVLSDSQSGQPAKGKATNVQPDNELLGGLSTEHGFYLYGEVNISDLRRAVALARHRLTNGEWDLAVHPRCGTNLSVAMLLTAGLAVGVHLLLPFRPIEQLIGLGLAATTAAELAPDLGFMAQRYLTTAIPFNLAIENITRTRDVWGREAHFVKVGWQE from the coding sequence ATGAATACTTCTGCTTCTTTTCAGGGTGGCTCGTCTCCCTTTGATTTTTTTAACTTTGATTTTAGGGCACCTGTATCTGAGAAAGTTCCCAACCCAGAATACCGTCCCTTAGACTTTCCCCAACCCACACAAGATGCTGACCTACTCAGGCAGCTATCATTTATACCAGGGTTGAAAGAAATTTTGATGATCCGGCAGGTTCACGCCTTAGAACACGCTACTGTTTGGGTTCTTAGTGATTCACAAAGTGGCCAACCTGCTAAAGGAAAAGCTACTAACGTTCAACCAGATAACGAACTATTAGGCGGTTTGTCTACTGAGCATGGATTTTACCTTTATGGTGAAGTAAATATTAGTGATTTGCGGCGTGCGGTAGCACTTGCTCGACATCGCCTCACCAATGGAGAATGGGATTTAGCTGTACATCCCCGTTGCGGCACAAATTTATCAGTAGCAATGCTCTTAACAGCTGGACTAGCTGTTGGTGTACATCTATTATTACCATTTCGACCAATCGAGCAACTTATAGGTTTGGGGTTAGCAGCGACGACAGCTGCTGAACTCGCACCTGATTTAGGTTTTATGGCGCAGCGTTACCTAACAACTGCCATTCCTTTTAATCTAGCAATTGAAAATATTACCCGTACACGCGACGTTTGGGGGCGTGAGGCACATTTTGTTAAAGTGGGTTGGCAAGAATGA